The Planctomycetota bacterium genome includes a region encoding these proteins:
- a CDS encoding transporter, producing the protein MAGSTSRCASAAAPAGPRGRGPGPRASIAALLFAMAAATIAAEEPDLHTDRDAFTPATRCIAAGTSLLEGSQVFIDNRSGTPTNSYPELLVRYAATEWWEWRVGINYSVGSQGNVVTNVEVGELPIDGHAIYESNILFGFKAALTEQDAWVPESCFILEATTPTYAEEWGTSPVATVVWGWELPAGSRLDAALRYAYSVAESGWFSRWGPSVVWRRPVTERWEVHAEYFATSTQGLEDDTVRPFVSPGTHFMLTPRLEIGVRVGWGLTEDAAPFFSDAGIGWRY; encoded by the coding sequence ATGGCCGGATCGACGTCGAGGTGCGCATCGGCTGCCGCGCCGGCCGGACCACGCGGCCGCGGCCCGGGGCCGCGCGCGTCGATCGCGGCCCTCCTCTTCGCCATGGCGGCGGCGACCATCGCCGCCGAGGAACCGGACCTCCACACCGACCGCGACGCCTTCACGCCGGCGACGCGGTGCATCGCCGCCGGCACGAGCCTGCTCGAGGGGTCGCAGGTCTTCATCGACAACCGCAGTGGCACGCCGACCAACAGCTATCCGGAGCTGCTCGTGCGCTACGCCGCCACCGAGTGGTGGGAATGGCGCGTGGGGATCAATTACTCGGTGGGTTCGCAGGGGAACGTCGTGACGAACGTGGAAGTCGGCGAGCTGCCGATCGACGGCCACGCCATCTACGAGTCGAATATCCTGTTCGGGTTCAAGGCGGCGCTGACGGAGCAAGACGCCTGGGTGCCGGAGAGCTGCTTCATCCTGGAAGCGACGACGCCGACCTACGCCGAGGAGTGGGGCACGAGCCCCGTGGCCACGGTCGTGTGGGGCTGGGAGCTGCCCGCCGGCAGCCGGCTCGACGCGGCGTTGCGCTACGCCTACTCGGTCGCCGAGAGCGGCTGGTTCTCACGCTGGGGGCCGTCGGTGGTGTGGCGCCGCCCGGTGACGGAACGCTGGGAGGTGCACGCGGAATACTTCGCCACCAGCACGCAGGGGCTGGAGGACGACACTGTCCGGCCGTTCGTCAGCCCGGGCACACACTTCATGCTGACACCACGGCTGGAGATCGGCGTCCGCGTCGGCTGGGGGCTGACGGAGGATGCCGCACCGTTTTTCTCCGATGCAGGGATCGGGTGGAGGTACTGA
- a CDS encoding RND transporter, whose protein sequence is MIAESPPQPRFSPTGRLFARLVDHPWACLVVGAVVTLLAISGYRDPGWVRRQLEDAGLVEAKARADQPAQGQGPASRRLGRTGRGRGSAVGRGDAVLVVESPVIFTRAGADALRGIVGRLEALPAVAGVTWLDTAPPLNIFGLAEPILPRGAATAARFEVARKRAVEHPLVVGQLLSPDARTTVMLVRFDWAYVDDEADVTDRILATATAAAAEHPGVPVELSLTGSVPIRLAWMRSRETNERKFQLIAYGLILTLSAVLFRGLSVVLVTAAAPVLGVLWTLGLIRCFGLQDNPFSHVILPILLSLVGFADSVHMMVDIRRGLAAGLAPREACHRALATVGVACFLTMITTAIGMASLSLAQHEVVCDFGWSCVIGVAATWLAVMAVLPLACVTEWGKVLAAGAGREAIGGQLPRIQRGIDFTLRRPRVTSALAIGLLVALALVSLRLQPDDRKANILPMGSPAQLALERLDAALGGLDVCSADIEWSDPALDPAAIADLVTEVDDAVRAEPLLAHPLSLRRLIDSLPGEGPSRERMTLLELLPPPLKQSLYDPEARTARVTFRVQDKGTVVYKPTFDRLDARLREIAAAHPGVTIGLSGDPIWRWRDLYHVVMDLARSLGTAAIEILFVMVIAFRSLRLGLIAIVPNMLPLAGAAAWMVFTGQPLDIVSVCALTICLGIAVDDTIHFLSRYRFEQAQGLPRVAAIRQAFAEVGTGMIMTTIVLVVGFSSVLVSDNRDHRAFALLGVVTLSIALLCDLFCLPALVAVFDRGDDGAAAGLPTDTAAGEPAAEATLAG, encoded by the coding sequence GTGATCGCTGAGTCGCCACCGCAGCCGCGGTTCTCCCCGACCGGCCGGCTGTTTGCCCGGCTCGTCGATCACCCGTGGGCGTGCCTGGTCGTCGGGGCGGTCGTGACGCTCCTGGCGATCTCCGGCTACCGCGACCCGGGCTGGGTGCGGCGGCAGCTGGAGGATGCCGGTCTCGTCGAAGCGAAGGCCCGGGCCGACCAGCCGGCGCAGGGGCAGGGGCCGGCAAGCCGGCGCCTCGGCCGCACCGGCCGCGGGCGCGGCTCGGCGGTGGGCCGCGGCGATGCCGTCCTCGTCGTCGAGAGCCCCGTGATCTTCACCCGTGCCGGCGCCGACGCGCTGCGGGGAATCGTCGGGCGGCTCGAAGCGCTGCCGGCGGTCGCCGGCGTCACCTGGCTCGACACCGCCCCGCCGCTCAACATCTTCGGCCTCGCCGAGCCGATCCTCCCGCGCGGCGCTGCGACCGCGGCGCGCTTCGAGGTGGCCCGGAAGCGCGCCGTCGAGCACCCGCTCGTCGTCGGGCAGCTGCTCTCGCCGGACGCCCGGACGACGGTGATGCTCGTCCGTTTCGACTGGGCCTACGTCGATGACGAAGCCGACGTCACCGATCGGATCCTCGCCACGGCCACGGCCGCCGCCGCCGAGCATCCCGGCGTGCCTGTCGAGCTGTCGCTGACCGGCTCGGTGCCGATCCGGCTGGCGTGGATGCGCTCCCGCGAGACCAACGAACGCAAGTTCCAGCTCATTGCCTACGGGCTGATCCTGACGTTGTCGGCGGTGCTGTTCCGGGGGCTGTCGGTGGTTCTCGTGACCGCTGCGGCCCCGGTGCTCGGCGTCCTCTGGACGCTCGGCCTGATCCGCTGCTTCGGCCTCCAGGACAACCCGTTCAGCCACGTCATCCTGCCGATCCTGCTGAGCCTCGTCGGTTTCGCCGACTCGGTCCACATGATGGTCGATATCCGCCGCGGGCTGGCCGCCGGGCTCGCACCACGCGAGGCCTGCCATCGCGCGCTGGCGACGGTCGGCGTCGCCTGTTTCCTGACGATGATCACCACCGCGATCGGTATGGCATCGCTGTCGCTGGCCCAGCACGAGGTGGTCTGCGACTTCGGCTGGTCGTGCGTGATCGGGGTCGCCGCCACCTGGCTGGCGGTGATGGCCGTGCTGCCACTGGCCTGCGTGACGGAATGGGGCAAGGTCCTCGCCGCGGGGGCGGGGCGCGAGGCGATCGGCGGCCAGCTCCCGCGGATCCAGCGCGGCATCGACTTCACGCTCCGGCGGCCGCGCGTGACCAGCGCCCTGGCGATCGGCTTGCTGGTGGCGCTGGCGCTGGTCTCGCTGCGGCTCCAGCCCGACGACCGCAAGGCCAACATCCTGCCGATGGGGAGCCCGGCGCAGCTGGCCCTCGAGCGGCTCGACGCCGCGCTCGGCGGCCTCGACGTCTGCTCCGCCGACATCGAGTGGTCCGATCCGGCGCTCGACCCGGCGGCGATCGCCGACTTGGTCACGGAGGTCGACGACGCCGTCCGTGCCGAGCCGCTTCTCGCCCATCCGCTGTCGCTGCGGCGGCTGATCGACAGCCTGCCCGGCGAAGGGCCCTCACGCGAGCGGATGACGCTCCTCGAGCTGCTGCCGCCGCCGCTCAAGCAGTCGCTCTACGATCCGGAGGCCCGGACGGCCCGGGTCACGTTCCGCGTCCAGGACAAGGGCACGGTCGTCTACAAGCCGACGTTCGACCGGCTCGACGCCCGCCTGCGCGAGATCGCGGCCGCCCATCCCGGGGTGACGATCGGCCTGTCGGGCGATCCGATCTGGCGGTGGCGCGATCTGTATCACGTGGTCATGGACCTGGCCCGGAGCCTGGGGACGGCGGCGATCGAGATCCTGTTCGTGATGGTGATCGCGTTCCGCTCGCTGCGGCTGGGGCTGATCGCGATCGTCCCCAACATGCTCCCGCTGGCCGGGGCTGCGGCGTGGATGGTGTTCACCGGCCAGCCGCTCGACATCGTCAGCGTCTGTGCGCTGACGATCTGCTTGGGGATCGCGGTCGACGACACGATCCACTTCCTCTCGCGCTACCGCTTCGAGCAGGCCCAGGGGCTGCCGCGCGTGGCCGCGATCCGGCAGGCGTTCGCCGAGGTGGGAACGGGGATGATCATGACGACGATCGTGCTCGTGGTCGGCTTCAGCTCGGTGCTCGTCAGCGACAACCGCGACCACCGGGCCTTCGCCCTCCTCGGGGTGGTGACGCTGTCGATCGCGCTGTTGTGCGACCTGTTCTGCCTGCCGGCGCTCGTGGCGGTGTTCGACCGCGGCGACGACGGCGCGGCGGCAGGGCTGCCGACCGACACGGCTGCCGGGGAGCCGGCTGCCGAGGCTACACTGGCAGGGTGA
- a CDS encoding ABC transporter permease, with translation MSAPAADATAWRALRRHGVLLAAWGALVAVFALTATHFLSAATLQTLVGRTPGLLVVAAGMTAVILGGGIDLAVGSVAALAAGVLGIALVDWHWPVAAAVPLAIAVGAVAGLAAGMMTVGLRVPAFLATLGMLEICRGAAYLVTGSRTKYLGGALEPLARPLPALGLPPTILIAAVAVVAVHVLITRTVFGRHLRAVGGNPRAARYAGIDVGRVRITVHVLSGALAGLAAVLATARIGSADPNAGTGLELAAIAAVVIGGTSLAGGAGSCAGSVLGVAVIATLEAGLAHLGASEPIKRIVTGAAIVAAVALDFLERRGREGDGEA, from the coding sequence ATGAGCGCGCCGGCAGCGGACGCCACGGCCTGGCGGGCCCTCCGCCGCCACGGCGTCCTTCTCGCGGCGTGGGGAGCGCTGGTCGCGGTGTTCGCGCTGACGGCGACCCACTTTCTCTCGGCAGCGACGCTGCAGACGCTCGTCGGCCGGACGCCGGGCCTGCTGGTCGTCGCCGCGGGGATGACGGCGGTGATCCTCGGCGGCGGGATCGACCTGGCAGTCGGGTCGGTGGCGGCGCTCGCCGCGGGCGTGCTCGGGATTGCGCTCGTCGACTGGCACTGGCCGGTGGCCGCCGCGGTGCCACTCGCGATCGCCGTCGGGGCGGTGGCCGGACTCGCGGCGGGGATGATGACCGTCGGCCTGCGGGTGCCGGCGTTTCTGGCGACCCTGGGGATGCTCGAGATCTGTCGCGGCGCGGCGTATCTGGTGACGGGATCGCGGACCAAATACCTCGGCGGGGCGCTCGAGCCGCTTGCCCGGCCGCTTCCGGCGCTCGGACTGCCGCCGACGATCCTGATCGCGGCAGTGGCGGTGGTCGCCGTCCACGTGCTGATCACGCGCACGGTGTTCGGCCGCCACCTCCGCGCCGTCGGGGGCAATCCACGGGCTGCGCGGTATGCCGGCATCGACGTCGGCCGGGTGCGGATCACCGTCCACGTCCTGTCCGGGGCGCTCGCCGGCCTCGCGGCCGTGTTGGCGACGGCGCGGATCGGCTCCGCCGACCCGAATGCCGGAACGGGCCTCGAGCTGGCGGCGATCGCCGCGGTGGTGATCGGCGGCACGAGCCTCGCAGGGGGCGCGGGATCGTGCGCCGGAAGCGTGCTGGGGGTGGCGGTGATCGCCACGCTCGAGGCGGGGCTCGCGCACCTGGGCGCGTCGGAGCCGATCAAGCGGATCGTGACCGGCGCCGCGATCGTGGCCGCGGTCGCGCTCGACTTCCTCGAGCGCCGCGGCCGCGAGGGGGACGGGGAAGCCTGA
- a CDS encoding redoxin domain-containing protein — MAIVRGPFGVAVVAAAVITLVAGWSAAAPLPEGLLPQTTVTGTPVPELGAKRGVVIGFLGVGCPVARQYAVRLGEIAKRFADQGITVIGVDANPQDTADELAATGRELEVDYALLRDEGQRIARHVGATRTGGVVLLDGAGTVVYAGRVDDQFAPGLARPAPTSEELVAAIGDLLAGRPVAISRTEPVGCLITFDRPTEPTADAPTFAEAIAPLLQQHCMECHRPGEIGPFGVSDYEEVKGWSEMMVEVMEQGRMPPWHADPAHGEFRNARVLPPGTIDLFKRWIAAGHPEGDLAAIPPPPEFASGWRLPRRPDIDVAMAPAPFAVPASGTVEYQYFVADPQLDEETWISAAQVVPGTPAVVHHAIVFARPETLAEFRGTGLVSAYVPGQRATTFPPGHARRLPKRAKFVFQMHYTPIGTPVSDLSRIGLITMPADEVTHEVLTLAALEQDFEIPPGAAAHEVRAELERWPAGSTLLAVSPHMHLRGRAFRVEVVRAAGREVLLDVPRYDFNWQHTYELATPLALDDVERVEIVAVFDNSAGNPVNPAPGETVMWGDQTWEEMALAFFEVAAPRDAAGAARPRRRRTEGAAAASPAAEQRAEAFFARFDGDHDGVVTRAESARIIRDFAFASLDGDGDGRITRDEMVEAAGVRDRDR; from the coding sequence ATGGCGATCGTTCGCGGACCGTTTGGCGTCGCCGTCGTGGCTGCCGCCGTGATCACGCTCGTTGCCGGGTGGTCGGCCGCAGCACCGCTTCCCGAGGGGCTGCTGCCGCAGACGACGGTCACCGGCACGCCGGTGCCGGAGCTGGGGGCGAAGCGGGGCGTCGTGATCGGGTTTCTCGGCGTCGGCTGCCCGGTGGCGCGGCAGTATGCCGTGCGCCTCGGCGAGATCGCGAAGCGCTTCGCCGACCAGGGCATCACCGTGATCGGCGTCGATGCCAATCCGCAGGACACGGCCGACGAACTGGCCGCGACCGGACGCGAGCTCGAGGTCGACTACGCCTTGCTCCGCGACGAAGGGCAGCGGATCGCCCGCCACGTGGGGGCGACGCGGACCGGCGGGGTCGTCCTCCTCGACGGGGCTGGCACGGTGGTCTATGCGGGGCGGGTCGACGACCAATTCGCGCCCGGGCTCGCCCGGCCGGCCCCGACGAGCGAGGAGCTCGTGGCGGCGATCGGCGACCTGCTCGCCGGCCGTCCCGTGGCGATTTCCCGCACCGAGCCGGTCGGGTGCCTGATCACGTTCGACCGGCCGACGGAGCCCACGGCCGACGCGCCGACGTTTGCCGAGGCGATCGCGCCGCTCCTCCAGCAGCACTGCATGGAATGCCACCGGCCGGGGGAGATCGGCCCGTTCGGCGTGAGCGACTACGAGGAGGTGAAGGGCTGGTCGGAGATGATGGTCGAGGTGATGGAGCAGGGGAGGATGCCTCCCTGGCACGCCGATCCGGCCCACGGGGAGTTTCGCAACGCCCGCGTGCTTCCTCCAGGAACGATCGACCTGTTCAAGCGCTGGATCGCAGCCGGACATCCGGAGGGGGATCTGGCGGCGATTCCGCCCCCGCCGGAGTTTGCCAGCGGCTGGCGGCTGCCGCGGCGGCCCGACATCGACGTGGCGATGGCCCCCGCGCCGTTCGCGGTGCCGGCGTCGGGGACGGTCGAATACCAGTATTTCGTCGCCGATCCGCAGCTCGACGAGGAGACGTGGATCAGCGCCGCGCAGGTCGTGCCCGGCACGCCGGCGGTCGTCCACCACGCGATCGTGTTCGCCCGCCCCGAGACGCTGGCGGAGTTCCGCGGCACGGGGCTGGTGTCGGCGTATGTCCCTGGGCAGCGGGCGACGACGTTTCCGCCGGGCCACGCGCGGCGGTTGCCGAAGCGGGCGAAGTTCGTGTTTCAGATGCACTACACGCCAATCGGCACGCCGGTGAGCGACCTGTCGCGGATCGGCCTGATCACGATGCCCGCCGACGAGGTGACCCACGAGGTCCTCACGCTGGCGGCCCTCGAGCAGGATTTCGAGATCCCGCCCGGCGCGGCGGCCCACGAGGTACGGGCCGAGCTCGAGCGCTGGCCGGCCGGGAGCACGCTGCTGGCGGTGTCGCCCCACATGCATCTGCGCGGGCGGGCGTTTCGCGTCGAGGTCGTCAGAGCCGCCGGCCGCGAGGTGCTCCTCGACGTGCCGCGCTACGACTTCAACTGGCAGCACACCTACGAGCTCGCGACCCCCCTCGCGCTCGACGACGTCGAGCGCGTCGAGATCGTGGCGGTGTTCGACAACTCGGCCGGCAATCCGGTCAATCCCGCGCCGGGTGAGACGGTGATGTGGGGGGACCAGACCTGGGAGGAGATGGCCTTGGCCTTTTTCGAGGTCGCCGCACCGCGCGACGCCGCCGGCGCGGCGCGACCGCGGCGCCGCCGCACCGAGGGAGCGGCAGCCGCCTCGCCGGCCGCCGAGCAACGGGCGGAGGCATTCTTCGCGCGGTTCGACGGCGACCACGACGGCGTGGTGACGCGGGCGGAGAGCGCCCGGATCATCCGCGATTTCGCGTTCGCGTCGCTCGACGGCGACGGCGACGGGCGGATCACGCGCGACGAAATGGTCGAGGCGGCGGGAGTGCGCGACCGTGATCGCTGA
- a CDS encoding alkane 1-monooxygenase has translation MLNVLPYTISFLLPPLVVASTLWGGWWTWLPVVILYVGLPVADALLRLDLAHHAADDADRLGRQTAFRLVTWAWVPVQTALVAWGVWLAGTRSLSPVEMAGLVVSLGSVTGGVGITYAHELVHRTGRFELMLADILLALVSFPQFAIEHVHGHHRHVATPLDPTTARRGEGLYAFLVRSVVGGAGMVWQVESERLAKRGLSPWSLGNRTLRYGATMIAMPIAAWCLGGWPGVAVFAGQCLVAIVLVQGINYVEHYGLVRREVAPGRYERVDARHSWDSSHRVTNWLLINLARHADHHLAAAKRYQALETTDEAPQLPAGYATMLLVAMVPPLWRRIVDPRLPPV, from the coding sequence ATGCTCAACGTGCTTCCCTACACGATCAGCTTCCTCCTTCCGCCGCTGGTCGTCGCCAGCACGCTGTGGGGCGGGTGGTGGACGTGGCTGCCGGTGGTGATCCTGTACGTCGGCCTGCCGGTGGCCGACGCGCTGCTCCGGCTCGACCTGGCCCACCACGCGGCCGACGACGCTGACCGGCTCGGGCGGCAGACGGCCTTTCGGCTCGTGACCTGGGCGTGGGTGCCGGTGCAGACGGCGCTGGTGGCCTGGGGGGTCTGGCTCGCCGGCACGCGGTCGCTTTCGCCGGTCGAGATGGCGGGTCTGGTCGTGTCGCTGGGGAGCGTCACCGGCGGCGTCGGCATCACCTACGCCCATGAGCTGGTCCACCGCACCGGCCGGTTCGAGCTGATGCTGGCCGACATCCTCCTGGCGCTGGTGTCGTTTCCGCAGTTCGCCATCGAGCATGTCCACGGCCACCACCGCCACGTCGCCACGCCCCTCGATCCGACGACCGCCCGGCGGGGCGAGGGGCTGTATGCGTTCCTGGTGCGGAGCGTGGTCGGCGGCGCGGGGATGGTGTGGCAGGTCGAGTCGGAGCGTTTGGCCAAGCGCGGCCTGTCTCCCTGGTCGCTCGGGAACCGAACGCTGCGCTACGGCGCGACGATGATCGCGATGCCGATCGCCGCCTGGTGCCTGGGGGGCTGGCCGGGGGTGGCGGTGTTCGCCGGGCAGTGTCTGGTCGCCATCGTCCTCGTCCAGGGGATCAATTACGTCGAGCACTACGGCCTGGTGCGCCGTGAGGTCGCCCCCGGACGCTACGAGCGCGTCGACGCCCGGCACTCCTGGGACTCGAGCCACCGGGTCACTAACTGGCTGCTCATCAACCTCGCCCGCCACGCCGATCACCATCTCGCGGCGGCGAAGCGCTACCAGGCACTGGAGACGACCGACGAGGCTCCGCAACTCCCCGCCGGCTACGCGACGATGCTGCTGGTGGCGATGGTGCCACCGCTGTGGCGGCGGATCGTCGATCCACGCCTGCCCCCGGTGTGA
- a CDS encoding malate:quinone oxidoreductase: MATPPDCDAILVGSGIMSATLAALLRSLLPELTLRVVEAGPGLARESSDGWHNAGTGHAGICELSYTPARSADGTIDVARAIRIGQRFAHSLQFWGHAVASAAIPADFIHAVPHATFVIGADDVAFLRDRRAALAAHPLFAPMQFSADPARIERLAPLVMEGRAAGPVAASWMDAGTEVDYGRLARHLLGWLARQPGTMIETGRRVRSVRRCGSGWELTIGHGDGTVERTTARFVFLGAGGGTLPLVQSAGIAAARGYAGFPIGGQWLVCDRADLAARHPLKVYGGTPPSAPSLGGPHLDLRRLDGKPALLFGPFASWTTRFLRFEGRLTDLPRSLRPSTIGTLLRTGVQNLGLVRYLVGQGLQRMADRLAALREFYPLARPDDWRLVEAGIRVQTLKPVDRGTITYGTEVLTDPDATLAALLGASPGASVSVDVALEIVKRCFADRLADPAVRRRLDEAIPTHAVDLTCAAEARAAAPAVARLADHLGLPAPW, translated from the coding sequence ATGGCTACCCCTCCCGACTGCGATGCGATCCTCGTCGGCAGCGGGATCATGTCGGCGACGCTCGCGGCGCTCCTCCGCAGCCTGCTCCCGGAGTTGACCCTGCGCGTCGTCGAGGCCGGGCCGGGGCTGGCCCGCGAGAGCTCCGACGGCTGGCACAATGCCGGCACCGGCCACGCCGGCATCTGCGAGCTCAGCTACACGCCGGCGCGCTCGGCCGACGGCACGATCGACGTCGCGCGCGCGATCCGGATCGGCCAGCGCTTCGCCCACTCGCTCCAGTTCTGGGGGCATGCCGTCGCCAGCGCCGCCATCCCCGCCGACTTCATCCACGCCGTCCCGCATGCCACGTTCGTCATCGGGGCCGACGACGTCGCCTTCCTCCGCGACCGCCGCGCGGCGCTCGCCGCCCACCCGCTGTTCGCTCCGATGCAGTTCAGCGCCGACCCGGCCCGCATCGAGCGCCTCGCGCCGCTGGTGATGGAGGGGCGCGCGGCGGGGCCGGTCGCCGCGAGTTGGATGGACGCCGGCACCGAGGTCGACTACGGCCGCCTCGCCCGCCACCTCCTCGGCTGGCTCGCCCGGCAGCCGGGCACCATGATCGAGACCGGCAGGCGCGTGCGCTCTGTGCGGCGCTGCGGCAGCGGATGGGAGTTGACGATCGGCCACGGCGACGGCACCGTCGAGCGCACCACCGCCCGATTCGTGTTTCTCGGCGCCGGCGGCGGCACGCTGCCCCTCGTGCAGTCGGCCGGGATCGCCGCGGCGCGGGGCTACGCCGGGTTTCCGATCGGCGGACAGTGGCTGGTGTGCGACCGGGCCGACCTCGCCGCCCGCCATCCGCTCAAGGTCTACGGCGGCACGCCCCCGTCGGCACCGTCGCTCGGCGGCCCGCACCTCGACCTCCGCCGTCTCGACGGCAAGCCGGCGCTGCTGTTCGGTCCGTTCGCCAGTTGGACCACCCGGTTCCTCCGCTTCGAGGGGCGCCTCACCGACCTGCCGCGGTCGCTGCGCCCCTCGACGATCGGCACGCTCCTGCGCACGGGCGTTCAGAACCTCGGCCTGGTGCGCTACCTCGTCGGCCAGGGGCTGCAGCGCATGGCAGACCGGCTTGCCGCCCTGCGCGAGTTCTATCCGCTCGCCCGGCCCGACGACTGGCGCTTGGTCGAGGCCGGGATCCGCGTGCAGACGCTCAAGCCGGTCGATCGCGGAACGATCACGTATGGCACCGAGGTGCTCACCGATCCCGACGCCACGCTCGCGGCGCTGCTTGGCGCCTCGCCCGGGGCCTCGGTGAGCGTCGACGTCGCCCTCGAGATCGTGAAGCGCTGCTTCGCCGATCGGCTCGCCGATCCCGCCGTCCGCCGCCGCCTCGACGAGGCGATCCCGACCCACGCCGTCGACCTGACGTGTGCTGCCGAGGCCCGTGCCGCGGCGCCTGCCGTCGCGCGCTTGGCCGACCACCTCGGGCTTCCTGCACCCTGGTAA
- a CDS encoding sugar ABC transporter substrate-binding protein has product MSIPQAVSHSYHGGQTPGRVRSLVLAAVLVGAMGCSSRPQEALPGKGAGGDGSRPLVALVMKSLANEFFAAMAAGAKSHQAAAPQRYDLIVNGMRNETDVAEQVGIVEQMVARRAAAIVIAPADSQALVPALARAREAGVLVVNIDNRLDADALRSAGLTVPFVGPDNRAGAKLAGAAVARRLQPGDEVAIVEGIVTADNARQRSLGLADAARDARLVVVDTQSGQWEMEKADGIAAAMLAAHPRLRAILCANDSMALGAAAAIAAAGRREVLVSGFDAIPAVRPLLDDGRLVATVDQHGDRLAVEGIETALAILSGAAAPEDRTTAIDLVTGPDDGAAP; this is encoded by the coding sequence ATGAGCATTCCTCAGGCCGTATCGCACTCCTACCACGGTGGTCAAACTCCCGGTCGCGTCCGCAGTCTCGTTCTCGCGGCGGTTCTCGTCGGTGCCATGGGCTGTTCATCGCGACCGCAGGAGGCGCTTCCGGGCAAGGGCGCCGGGGGCGACGGCAGTCGGCCGCTGGTGGCGCTGGTGATGAAGTCGCTGGCCAATGAGTTCTTCGCCGCCATGGCCGCGGGGGCGAAGAGCCATCAGGCCGCCGCGCCCCAGCGCTACGACCTGATCGTCAACGGAATGCGCAACGAAACCGATGTCGCCGAGCAGGTCGGCATCGTCGAGCAGATGGTGGCTCGCCGCGCGGCGGCGATCGTCATCGCGCCAGCCGACTCCCAGGCGCTCGTGCCGGCGCTGGCCCGGGCCCGCGAGGCCGGCGTGCTCGTCGTCAACATCGACAACCGCCTCGACGCCGACGCGCTCCGGTCCGCCGGGCTCACCGTGCCGTTCGTCGGTCCCGACAACCGCGCGGGGGCGAAACTCGCCGGCGCCGCCGTCGCCCGACGCCTCCAGCCTGGAGACGAAGTGGCGATCGTCGAGGGGATCGTCACCGCCGACAACGCCCGCCAACGGAGCCTCGGCCTGGCAGACGCGGCGCGCGACGCGCGGCTCGTGGTCGTGGACACGCAGAGCGGCCAGTGGGAGATGGAGAAGGCCGACGGCATCGCCGCCGCGATGCTCGCCGCCCACCCGCGCCTCCGGGCGATCCTCTGTGCCAACGACAGCATGGCGCTGGGTGCGGCGGCGGCGATCGCCGCGGCGGGGCGCAGGGAGGTGCTCGTGTCGGGGTTCGACGCGATTCCCGCCGTCCGGCCGTTGCTCGACGATGGGCGGCTGGTGGCGACGGTCGACCAGCATGGCGACCGGCTCGCGGTCGAAGGGATCGAGACGGCGCTGGCGATCCTGTCGGGAGCGGCGGCGCCCGAAGACCGGACGACCGCGATCGACCTGGTCACCGGGCCAGATGACGGGGCGGCGCCATGA